The DNA sequence TGGGTgaacatctaaacagtgaacatttgttttattctattaCAAAGAACATaaacctcatctctctctctattgcaGATGCCTTCTTTACATCCTTCACAATGATCAGGCTCGTGAGGACTTTTGACCACAAGCCTCTCGTGATTATAGTCGCCTTGATCCAGTTTTTCATTGTAGCACTTTATTCTTATCTTCTTCACCAGATTCTTCATGAGGGTGGTGATGTTCTCTGCACTGATTCTGGGATCCACCATCGGGGCGTCAGTGCATGTCTTGCAGTTCTGCCGGTAGCGCCTCACTTTGACACGGCCGTTCCCGTCCGACAGACTCATGTGGAAGATCACCATCACTCGGTTGGAAGGCCAGGCTCTTCGACACTGGGTGCActgaaacctttaaaatgtcaaGTGACACTTATTTTCTAAATCACAGCAAAAGTAATGTCATGTAGTGTTGGTGTTAATTATATCTGTACGTTTCCTTTAACAGGCCTGTCCTCATGTCTTAATGTCTCACACAACTGCTGAGTACTACATtatttaatctctctctctcttttcatcatACACATGTTTATTCACTTGTATAATTTAATTCTTTTCTAGTCCAAAATATTAAGAGAGAATCACATTTGTGCTGTACATTAGACTGTATAGATGGTCTGTATCGTCTAGATAATTTCAAAGTCCAGTACACTGACCTTGCACTCGTGGTCCTGATGTATTCCTTCCATCCTGGCTCTGGAGAGTTGTGTCGAATAGAGGGATCAAACTCCAGATTCCAAGTGTCTCCATGCAGGACACCGTTGGCTTCTCCCAGGAAAATTCTGGTCCACTCTGAAAGTGCCATCCTGACAGTGACAGTCAATTCTGGTCAGTAATTCAAGACACAAAACACCTAGAGACTCACAGCTGGTCTGCACAGTAAAGGAGCAGGTTGTGGGAATGAGGAATCAGCCTGAGCCACTGGCTTTTATTGAGGAgtgaaatgaaactgaaacttAAAGTTGGTTTCCTTAGGTTTCATTTGACCAGTCATGACCATGGATgtattttatgatgtttttataatacatccatggtaaTGACAGTGTAGTGAGGAAATGCTCATGTAGCTGTGGCAGATGCTGAAACAGCAATAACCATTAACGTATGTAGAAGAATTTTGATCTGTTTGACAATCTCAGGAAAgtaattgttttttatatacatatatatatacacacagatatatatatatatatatatatatatatatatatatatatatatatatatatatatatatacatacatatacacatatatatatatatatatatatatatatatatatatatatatatatatttaatttcgGTCTCTTTTTCCTgaaatctttttctttcttttttattatgtgCAGTGTATTATGGAAACAccttttcttccactttttcCGGAGAGAATTGAAATGGAAGAAATGGGAGATTTGAAGGGTGTAAAGTCCCCAGTATCTCTATATACTATAATGGAATGGATGCAATATTttacattgaattgaattccaTCCATGAATAAAGGGAAGATGATAAAACGAAAAGAGACAGCAGCGGTagcagtgacatttaaaaagacagacTTTTACACCATAGCCTTGCTCAGTCATTTTGGATCATCTCACGCACAGCTgataaagacaaaaatacaTATAATCAGCAGAGCGGTGTGGATGAGGCAACGCAATCgttgacatttgaaaaacatataTAGAAGAAACTCAGGTGGAGCCTCCTCTGAACTCCAACCTTTACTTTGGAGCAGCTCAGTGGCCAAAGACTTGATCATACATATGTTAATTTCTCTTCTTGCCTTGCTTTTATGGCCCTTTCAAGACCTCACAGGCTTTGACAGCAGTGTAACACATGTAAAatctagagaaagcactcagaaaGCTGCTAAACCTCCACTGAGGCTGCTTGGTTTCTAAAATTGCAAATACACTAATGTGGGATCACTGCCAAAATcgattaatttattcatttggcCATAAATACACCCTCAGAATCCTTCCACTACATCttgtgctgctcacaaacaaacatgacccTGACCTCCTGGAGGTTGTAATTAATTCAGTTGattaaactaaacatgttttcagAACTAAACCAGGAATAAAGTTAGGTTCTTTAATAATTGGAAGTGACTGGCAaacattttaatcatcataatCAGTATATCATTATGTCATTAATTagttattaattattacaaatGCCATTTACGTGGGTTTACTCATATTTGCTCTTTTCACTCTATTCACTCAATTCactcaactttatttacaaacaaaagattaaaataaaaatagacattGAAAtcataagataaaataaataaaactgcatttaagtagacaagaatgaattgataatattgacatttatcagatggagggaaCAGCCAAACATagaaatataacataaaatacaaaCGTAAAAACATAAGTCGGCATTATAAATCGACCAACAGCTGCCTTGATTTCCAAAACCCATAAGTCGACTcccatgcttttattttgaaacaggaagcACAGAACCTACGTCGCCATGGTAACGCTGGTAGCACTCTGCAGATATTAGCTGGTTAGCATCAGTGTGTCTCTTTTCGGGTCCTCAGTCTTACTGGGGCAGAAACTTTAATGACTAACCATGGAAGAATCTGATTCCTATCTAATCCGACCTCATCATCAACACAAGTGAGTTATTCTCATTGGTAAAACCGCTATTGTACCCGCGGCTTGAGTTAGCTTTTAGCGTGTTCATTGCTAACGACGTACTTTTCACCAGCCACCAAATCAGCGTCTTCAGTGTCATTAGTGATGCGGCTGTGCCACGAGTTTAACTCCTCACATTACCGAGAGTTTAAATAACGTGTTATTGAAAGACCACGTATTTGCCACGTACGTTGCTAATAATGTTAAGTTTAGTAGTGTATTCACGAACGTGACGACTCATTTGTATCTTAACTGTATCAACAGAATCTACAGCCTCTCAGGGACAATCCAGTCCGTGTTTGAAAAGTCTAACTATAGAGACTTTGGATCTGGATCTGGTCTAATATGGTCTCgatgcagaaaaaaacaccagtgaaatgtcccttttttgcatttttacaaTTGGATAATGATTCACAATATGGAATGTTTTGGAGACAATGTTTTGGATAATCTACAGCCTCTTTGGGACAATATAGTCCAGCTTTGACAAGTCTAGATGTAGAGGTTTTTGATCTGGACCTGGTCTAATGCAGTCTAGAGGCAGAAAAATCAGTGAAATGTcccttttttgcattttcagaaAATAGGTAAAATGATTCCCACATTAGAAACAATGTTTTGGATAATCTATAACCTTTCTGGTACAATCCAGTCCAGGTTGACAGTTTTCAAGCTAGATATTTTGGATCTGGACCTGGTCCAACGTTGTCTAGATGCAGAAAAGGCAGTGAAATGTCCCTTTTTCTGGATTTATTCCcatatcacaaataaaataaaagttttctgGGGTTTAGAGGCAATAGATTTATAGATTTTTAAAGCACTGTGTGTATCTTAATTTCCCCAGAGGATCAAACAGTATCTCCACATAAGTGACATACTGTGCATGTCTCAGTATAAGGACATACATGTTATGGTATATATGGTATatgtctttattctttattggTGGCTACTACTAATATGATAATACCAGTGTAACAAGTCCATGGTATGAtgatatgtttttttccccaattcttttttttaaaatgacaaagacttAAATTCTGTTTATTAATCAGGAGGAGGATGGTTTCTGTAGTTTAGGTCCACACGCAACAGTACTGAGACATTTGTTCTCGCCATTTTGCGAAAATGACAAAACCATTACATCCCTTTTGGCTACATTATGTACAAGCCTGCACAACCATCATTATGGGAGATGTCTACATGTACAGTATCATCAGGGCTGGCTGATCATTTTTAATTCCCTGTGCCTTGTTGCTACCTCAGGTTTAAACCAGCCATTGTGAAGGAGTGCATTCGTGAAATTGTGAGGGAGCGACTGTCTGGAGTGCAGTATGACCCAGATCAAGTCCCAGAGCTGTCCCGCTCACTGGCAGACTGCATCAAGGACAAAGTGAAGAGTGagtcatttcattttacatGAACATGTCCTTTTTGGATAAATGCCCCCTATTGTAAGTCGGCCGACTAATGACACTCTTGATTGATGTGACTCGCAGTCTGGAATAACTCATGGGAGGGGACAAAGTGCAAGagtgaatataaatgaatcCAAATATAGCTACAGGATTGCATCAATAAGATATAGCTCAGTCATAGTCCAACTAATAAAATGAAGAGCTGGGCAATATGACCCAAAAGGTTATATTGATGAAGataatgagtgttttttttctccccctaaAGACACTGGTTAATTGCAGTTTTAAATTTCTTCATGGTCAGAAAATAAGAAACACTTCCAAATTCACACAtctgagattaaaaacattCACAGCAGCATGTTGCTGCATTGTGCCCCCAGtacttatatacttatattgtgatatctgtgaaaaaagcagcctgttttttttcactcaccACTCTGCATCTGCCCACCAGAAGTTTTTGGACATTACTAGTTCTCCCCACACCCGCCTGCTCACCTTTCCCCCTCTGATTAAGTGACTCATGCCGTATATAACctgcttttgtttctctctggtcaTTTGCATAACGCATACTttgcatgttgttttgtttatggcCTCCTGCTATCTTTGCACGCTGTATTACAGCTCCGTTCTCGTCCTCAACAGATGCTGGATTTGACAGATATAAGCTTGTCGTGCAGGTTGTCATCGGAGAACAGCGCGGGCAGGGGGTCAAGTGAGTGATCATGTGATGCTGTGTAgacaaatgtcacagtttataGATTTTGTAGCACCGGGGAAACACAGGTGGACATTTATGTTGCATATTCACTACATtaaagaataaatgtgtgtgtcactcgCTTGTCAATAGAGTGCTATTGCAGTAAAAATACTGTGAAAACCAAAACTATAGTCGTTTTACAAACTGCAACAGTAGCTAAGCTCTGCTTAGCTGTTCACATTtgcaaaaaatgttttgtgttgtcAAACAGGTATTGACTCTCATTATTTCTGGgctgtattttgtatttatcacaaaaataatacattcaaaAGTAATGAATGTATTTCAGTGTATTGTCCATGACTTAGTATGTGATCGGTCtctcctgttgtgtttttttcagaatgTCTTCCAGATGTTTCTGGGATGCCGACACAGACAATTATGCAGAAGATATTTTCATGAACGTAGGTGCCTTTGAACTAGTGTTCATTTTGTcacccattttcttttttttcatttaatctaAGTCTTGTTTAAAATGTCCATATTAGCCTTAGTCATATTTAGTCATTCACATACCGTTTTAATTCATCAAGATTAAGTCAAAACATTCTTTTCTTCAGTCTTTTCTTAATAACAAGCAATTTAAAATTATTTCTGAGATTATTTCTGATTTATCCTTTCAGTCAAATAGTGTTTCACACTTctcaaatatttataaaatgatatgattaccagaaaagaaagaaaccacaTATTGAATACTTCAAGGCAGCTTTGAtaaaagtgtctctctctctcgtgttcTTGCTCATGTTTAGTTTCATGTTACAGCAACAGCACGTACCGGAGATGAAGCTGCTGCACATGAActcattttactttactttgtacGCCTGTTTACATGTGCATCGTCTTAAACTCTCTGTGTCTTACCTTTTAGGAGAGCTTGTTCTGCCTGGCCGCAGTTTTCGGGAGCTATTATTACTGAAGATGAGATGACGAACTAGAGGAGGGATGGCAGAACTCTTTTGGATGGAAATGGGTGAGGTGAACATCGGCTCACTTCCAGCATTTTGGGCCCATAATGCACTGATCTGGAGTATTGTAAATGCTACATTTGAAGATCAGAACTGGTGAAATTCAGTGCAGAAGGTTGCATATCCGTACATGCCGAAGGTGTGTAAATACTCGAATTTCACACTAGTTAAGATCTTTACAACATGTACATTGATCATGaatttaaatacttaaaaaaagcaacattttttaCTTCAAGtgattaacaaattaaaatacatCCTAACTATATTTATTATAAGTATTTAGCAGACGTGGCAGACTAGTAGATGCTATTTTTGGTCACATGCATTTCAGTACTTGCAGCACTTTCAGCTCTAAAAGCAGCTGAATAATGGAGTGCAAAGTGACTCAGCAGTACAGTAGAGGTCAGTATTTGTCTCCAGTTGTTAGCATCATAACACATATAACTATGGGTCAGGTTCTTAGAACTCTGATTTTAACTCACATTGAAGGTTGAAATTCAGAAAAATACGAAGGCAAGAAAACTGCTCAACCTCATTGCTCACTTGCTGCTCTGTTTCCAATATTAAAGACAGGGATGTGCTCAGGTTTGTTTGCATAATCTCGAGTGCCTGCTTACAAAGAGATCTCTATAGCCACATATAtaggtttttatattttttagctTCCAAACCTCTGTAGCACTATGCCATTGTAAACACTGTCTGACTACCTTTCAGTCTTGTTTGGAATTCACTCCCctagagtgtgtttttttggtcaATTTGTAATTGGTGACCTTTAACGATGAGGCTACAGATATATAACAAACGGAGGCTTTCGTTTTACAACATGGAGCTCACGtctgcagaaacatggcacaGCGAGAGGGCAGCCTCCGTAGAGGCTTATTCTCAGGCTCAAATACCaacaatttaaattttaaagcaGTTCTAGGCTTACACAAATATACCTATGACCAATATATTCAATGTCTGCCTTCAAAACAACATGTTACACACGGGTTGTTCAAGATGCTTTGTGATCACTCCTATCACTTGCTCATGCATCCCCGACAGAAACATTAGATATAGCCAGTAGGAAAGTTTGGATATAGTTGTGGCTGGCGATGAGTCATGGTTGTCCACTTTATAGGATTTGATCAGTTCGGATCAGCTAAGACACATAAGGTCGAGTCTGATTTGTCAGCACATGCTTTCTAGGATTAAACAGGGTGAAAATGATATCCTGTGTCCACCTGACAGGAGATATTAAAGTTAGAAAAATACTGACATCTTAATGCCCATCAGCCGGAAATAATACTGTATGCATGGTTTAAGAGAAAATGAGTGCTGTCAAAGACATCCTGACGACTACCGCCAGTTATTAGGGTAAATTATTCATGCTGCTTTCGCttgattaaaatgaattcactGACCTTTAGGTCACGAGTGGTTTTACTCCGAAAGAGAGCCGATTCATTTTTGTCTTAGTTGTAAAACAAGAAAGTTATATCAGTCTGCTGCAAGTGAAAAAGGTCTACATTTATACAGATATATACTAATTATTGAGGAGCCACCACAATTAACTGGATCTATGACTGTTCCTAGGTTTCCTGTTCGAAATTCTTCTTAAAGGAGGAatttgtttcacaataaaacaaattactGTAACAATGCTGATCTTTTTGAGGTCTAAGTTTTTACGTTTGATATTTGCACTGTAATTTAAACAGGACGTAAGAAAATGCATTAGATATTTGTTACTGTGTGTTGATAAGACTTTtgctttttatgtgtttttgtggaaTTTTCCGTTGTTCTCATTTCATTTAGAAGAAATTCTGactgattttgtgactttttttgctgCTAATTTAACCTCAGATTTAGACTAGTCAAAAGATGGCCATGTAAACCCTATTTTTAGTAAACGAcacatattttaataaataaataaatactgttcaCCATTATTTCTGGTTATCTGAAAACTCCATAtccatttttcttctctgtatTTAGTTGGTGGAATTGAGGCACCCGCTTTCCGTTGGACAAGGAGgcattttcatatatttttgtgtttcacttAACGTCGAAGTTTTGCAAACTAGCTTCCAGAAGGAAAACAAGATTATCAGAAGCTTATCAgactatatataaataaagattaatgAGGCAGAAAGGAGCAACGGTCATATACTGGTCAAGATTACTGCATCAGATatcagaagaaataaaaaaaaaataaagggttagggttattgaTATCATCTATAAACCCTTATTATCACACAAATGCTTCTCTCACCACATGACGCTCCACCATCACGTGACCAGAACGTGAGAGAGATGCCGTCTGTCACTCTGCAGTAATCATGCCAGCTGTGTGGAAGATAAAAGAGAAGGGTGTTACATTTTTTGTTGTGGAAAAACTTAAAATAGAAAGCAGCAGCTGCACTTATCTGAGTTGGgacctgtttttttcctttatggaagcagaatatttgttacacatttgGAGCTTTATGCTATTGAAATGTCTCATTATGGCATtggcacaacacacacacacatgcacgcacataaAAATACCCACTCACCCACTTGGACTATCTATCAGAGACCTGGGAGCTGTTCCTAGGGCTACCCTCTCCTGGACAAAGATCTCAGATCTTCTGTTGGAGCCTCTCTCCTAGTTTGGGGGTTCTAGCCCGTAGTGCTCCTATAACCACTGGGACCACATTTGCCCTACTCCTTACATCTCCTCTAGCTCCTCTTTCAGCCCTTGATATTTTCCCAAGCTTCCTTCCTCTTGATGTTGCAATTGCTTTGCTTTATCTATCACTACTGCCCTCTTCTTCTGCTTATGGACAACCACTAAGTGCGGTTAATTAGCCATCACCAGTTTTTCTGTCTGGATCAGGCAATCCCATAGGACCTTAGCCCTGTTGTCCTCAACCACCTTTGTAGGCATCTTGACCCTGGGACCTCAAGTCCATACTCAGTGCAGATGTTCTTGTACACTATTCCAGCCACTTGGTTGGGGCGTTCCATGTGCCCCTTCTTACACGCTACTGTGATGTGCGGCACTGTCTCATCTGGGTGTCTTTACACAGCCTACACTTGGGGTCCTGTCTGGTGTGACAGATCCCAGCCTCCATTGATCTTCTGCTTAGAGCTTGCTGTTGTGCAGCCATGATTAGAGCCTCTGTGCTGTCTTTCAGGCTGGTTTTCTCCAGCCATTGGTATATCAGCCACTTCTTCAATTTGACAGTGGAGCATGACATGTAGGGGCTTGTCCTTCCATGTTTGCACCTCTGGCTCCTCCTGGATTTCAGCAGCCTAAGGCATTTACTTAGCTGGTCATCATTGGGACATATTCTTGTTGTGTTCTTGGATGTTCG is a window from the Solea solea chromosome 9, fSolSol10.1, whole genome shotgun sequence genome containing:
- the dynlt2b gene encoding dynein light chain Tctex-type protein 2B — protein: MEESDSYLIRPHHQHKFKPAIVKECIREIVRERLSGVQYDPDQVPELSRSLADCIKDKVKNAGFDRYKLVVQVVIGEQRGQGVKMSSRCFWDADTDNYAEDIFMNESLFCLAAVFGSYYY